In Silene latifolia isolate original U9 population chromosome X, ASM4854445v1, whole genome shotgun sequence, the following proteins share a genomic window:
- the LOC141622554 gene encoding protein SIEVE ELEMENT OCCLUSION B-like, whose protein sequence is MANLTINTQKDQVVKTRQQVSLLKETIPTTSRPLMVTQYSSQVSSSIGGRMLSNVVSEETKILKLIQATHSHDARGVDTAPIVTVVEDILQRATLSTTPTTPSEVTKELVADTLEEKLGAIAAGPKGTMLEAVAVDIQKICCEFSCKCSGGDVHASTLEVLNILGNYSWDAKVVITLAAFAVTYGELWLVILLGLANHPLAKSIAVLKQTPELSEINGVLKSQFATLNELLEVVLDVAKSLIEFSSLPSKYITPEDAPLATSMNPIAIATYWSIRSIIASGARITSNIGITSGLVSSATEAWDLSSLTHKHRSLHDQLRQKLELCYEHIEVKKMEEAYANLVHIYQTPQKDNLRLLKTLIYPRDDIKPLVKISPKRKNLLGVVMDTVADIINLPNDDEVKVERFHVDILKGKTVLFFISDLDVSEEELAILDKIYKESKRKDKEFSYEIVWIPLVDQMTKENEQKFKELQYKMSWYSLLHPSLLDAVSKRFTREYLGFAKKQIIVGIDPVGKETTRDAYHLILIWGNSAYPFTKEKVEELWKKETWKPDFLLASIIPEFSKWAAQPNTHVCFFGGEDIEWIRKFTTTMKEQSKKTGTKIELVYIGKPNAKKAIERIIKIITAEKIAHTIPNVTSVTYFWTRLESMLYTRMQYSHNNVDNDNIIKQVMSVLSFGSGHEGWASIGKPGTTEIIQAKGDQIIASISKPEFVDLQKERGIVGSISQIITHIPGNNTGFHCNRVEFPSVAGAGVPTKVVCTDCHRPMEKYILYKCCTG, encoded by the exons ATGGCTAACCTCACAATAAACACACAAAAAGATCAAGTAGTGAAAACTAGACAACAAGTGAGTCTTCTCAAAGAAACCATCCCAACAACAAGTCGTCCTTTAATGGTCACACAATATTCAAGTCAAGTAAGTAGCTCCATCGGAGGACGAATGCTCTCCAATGTCGTATCTGAGGAGACTAAAATCCTTAAGCTTATCCAAGCTACTCATTCTCATGATGCTCGTGGTGTCGACACTGCACCTATTGTCACTGTCGTCGAGGATATCTTGCAACGAGCTACCCTCTCTACCACTCCTACTACCCCTTCTGAG GTTACAAAAGAGCTCGTAGCGGATACCCTAGAGGAGAAGTTGGGTGCAATTGCTGCTGGACCTAAGGGCACAATGCTAGAAGCAGTAGCTGTTGACATTCAAAAAATTTGCTGTGAG TTTTCGTGCAAGTGCTCCGGAGGGGACGTACATGCATCGACACTAGAAGTCCTGAACATTCTAGGGAACTACTCATGGGATGCCAAGGTGGTCATAACCTTAGCCGCGTTTGCTGTGACCTATGGAGAGTTATGGCTAGTCATTCTCCTCGGCCTGGCTAACCATCCTTTGGCTAAGTCAATCGCGGTGCTTAAGCAGACACCCGAGTTAAGTGAGATCAACGGGGTGCTCAAGTCCCAGTTTGCGACTCTCAATGAACTCCTCGAGGTTGTGTTAGATGTTGCTAAGTCTCTTATCGAGTTTAGCTCGTTACCGTCTAAGTACATCACTCCTGAAGATGCTCCCTTGGCCACTTCCATGAACCCAATTGCAATTGCTACTTATTGGAGTATTAGGAGCATTATTGCTTCTGGTGCTCGGATTACTAGCAACATTGGCATCACCTCTGG GTTGGTAAGCTCTGCAACAGAAGCATGGGATCTTTCAAGCTTGACCCATAAGCATAGGAGCCTACATGATCAGCTGCGCCAAAAGCTCGAACTCTGCTACGAGCACATAG AGGTAAAGAAAATGGAAGAGGCATATGCTAATCTAGTGCACATCTACCAGACACCTCAGAAAGATAATTTGAGGTTGTTGAAGACATTGATCTACCCGAGGGACGACATCAAACCCCTAGTCAAAATCTCACCCAAGAGAAAGAATCTGTTAGGAGTTGTTATGGACACAGTAGCAGACATCATCAATCTTCCTAATGATGATGAAGTCAAAGTCGAAAGATTCCATGTCGACATTCTTAAGGGGAAGACTGTACTGTTCTTCATATCAGATCTTGATGTATCCGAAGAAGAACTGGCTATCTTGGATAAGATTTATAAGGAATCAAAGCGGAAAGATAAAGAGTTTTCGTATGAGATTGTTTGGATTCCGTTGGTGGATCAAATGACGAAAGAGAATGAACAGAAGTTCAAGGAGTTGCAGTATAAGATGTCTTGGTACAGTTTGTTACATCCTTCGTTGCTTGATGCAGTGTCTAAGAGATTTACAAGGGAATATTTGGGATTTGCAAAGAAGCAGATCATTGTAGGGATTGATCCTGTCGGAAAAGAGACGACCCGGGATGCTTATCATTTGATCCTCATTTGGGGCAACTCTGCTTACCCTTTTACTAAAGAGAAGGTGGAAGAGTTGTGGAAGAAGGAGACTTGGAAACCCGACTTCTTGTTAGCCTCTATCATTCCTGAATTCAGTAAATGG GCTGCACAACCCAACACTCATGTATGCTTCTTCGGAGGAGAAGACATTGAATGGATCCGCAAATTCACAACTACCATGAAAGAGCAATCCAAAAAAACAGGAACAAAGATTGAGCTAGTCTACATAGGCAAGCCTAACGCCAAGAAGGCAATCGAGAGAATCATCAAAATAATCACTGCAGAGAAAATCGCTCACACTATACCTAATGTAACCTCTGTCACATATTTCTGGACTAGGCTCGAATCAATGCTGTACACCAGAATGCAGTACAGTCATAACAATGTCGACAATGACAATATCATCAAGCAAGTCATGTCTGTTCTGAGCTTTGGTAGCGGACATGAAGGGTGGGCATCCATCGGAAAGCCAGGAACTACTGAAATAATTCAAGCAAAGGGCGATCAAATTATCGCTTCTATTTCCAAGCCAGAATTTGTAGACCTCCAAAAGGAGCGCGGTATTGTGGGTAGCATTTCCCAGATCATAACCCATATCCCTGGTAACAACACAGGTTTTCATTGCAATCGGGTTGAATTCCCTTCAGTAGCTGGTGCTGGTGTTCCAACCAAGGTGGTTTGTACCGACTGTCATCGCCCTATGGAGAAGTACATCCTCTACAAATGCTGCACTGGTTAA